Part of the Pseudomonas baltica genome is shown below.
CCAGGCCTATCCCCGGCAACTGTCGGGGGGCATGGCCCAGCGCGTGGCGATTGCCCGCGGGCTGGTCAACCGGCCTCGGGTGTTGCTGCTCGACGAGCCCTTCGGCGCCCTTGACGCCCTGACCCGCAATCGTCTGCAGAACGAACTGCAGCGCATCTGGGCCCAGGAGCGCATCACCATGGTGCTGGTCACCCACGATGTCGACGAAGCGGTGTTCCTCGGCGATCGCGTGGTGGTCATGCAGCCCCATCCTGGGCGCATCCGCCGGGTGCTGGACGTCGACCTGCCGCGTCCGCGGCGGCGCAGCGACAGCGCGTTCATCGCGTTGCGCGATGATCTGCTGAGCGATTTTGCCGAGGAGCATGGGGTGGAGTGAGGCCACGCCAGTCCGAGTGGCTCCGCCGATGTGATGTGTATGGTGTCTGCAGGGGTAATCTGTGCCTGTCGGCCTTTGACGGCTTCAGGTTATCCTGCGCCTTTGCACCTCCTCATCGCCTACCTCCATCGGAGCTCGACCATGGATCGCGTTGTCACCCTTGCGGATATCGAACTCGCTGCCCAGCGCCTCGACGGCCACGCCATACGCACGCCACTGCTGGAATCGGCCGTGCTCAACGAGCGTTGCGGGGCCCGGGTACTGATCAAACCGGAGGTGCTGCAGCTCACCGGTTCGTTCAAGTTTCGCGGTGCCTTCAACAAGCTCTCCAGCCTGACCCCCGAGCAACGCCAGCGTGGTGTGTTGGCGTTCTCGTCCGGCAACCACGCTCAGGGCGTGGCCTATGCGGCGCGCCTGCTGGGTCTCCAGGCCACCATTCTGATGCCCGCCGATGCCCCGCAGATCAAGATTCAACGCACCCGCGAGTACGGTGCCCGGGTGGTGCTGTTCGATCGCTACACCGAAGACCGCGAAGCCATCGCCGCGCGACTGGCGAGCGAGTCGGGAGCCGTCACGGTCAAGCCATTCGACGATCCGCTGATCATGGCCGGGCAAGGTACTGCGGGGCTGGAGATCGTCCAGCAGGCCGGTGAGCAGCGCATCGATGTGCTGCTCTCGCCTTGCGGTGGCGGCGGCTTGATCGCCGGCCTCGGTACGGCGCTCAAGGCCCATCACCCCGATATCGAAGTCTACGCGGTCGAACCCCGCGACTTCGACGACACCGCCCGTTCGCTGGCCCAGGGCGTGCGCGTCGGCAACCCCAGCGAGGTACGGTCGATCTGCGATTCGCTGTTGAGCCCGATGCCAGGCGAATTGACCTTCGCGGTCAATAGTCGTCAACTGACCGGCGCCTTGGGCGTCAGCGATGACGAAGCACGCCAGGCCATGGCGTTCGCCTTCGAGCACCTCAAGCTGGTGGTCGAGCCGGGCGGCGCGGTGGCGCTGGCGGCGCTGCTGTCCGGCAAGCTGGCATTGGAGGGGCGCACGGCAGCGGTGGTGCTGTCGGGGGGCAACGTCGACCCGCACAGTTTTGCGCAGATACTGCAAGCGCAGTGACACGTCCCTTGCTGATTCGGCGTACAGGTACTCGATGAGCGATTCTTTCAAGTGGCACGCGGCACCCTCGGGCGATAGCTGCCTGGTGCTGGAATTCGCCAGCGTGCTAAGTCTTCATGCCAACCGCCAGGCCGCTTCGGCGGCAACAGCGCTCAACCATGCCCGCGACCTCGGCCGCCTGCTCGGGCTGACCGATATCGTGCCCGGCATGGTCACGGTGGGGGTGCACTATCGGCCGGAGCACATCCCTGTGCCGGCCGGCGTTGCAACGCCCTATGCCGCGCTGCTCAGGCAGATAGAACAGTTGCTGGCCGAGCAGGGCAGCGCTCCTGCGGTGGCGCCCAGGCGGATCGAAATTCCCATGTGCTATGGCGGCGCGTACGGGCCTGATCTGCACGCTACCGCACAGGCGTGCGGGATGTCGGCCGAGCAGTTGATCGCGCTGCACGGCCGTGATTGGCTTGATGTACTGATGGTCGGTTTTACGCCGGGGCATCCCTATATCGGCATCCTCGATCCGGTGCTCAACCCGCCGCGGCGCAGCGTACCGCGCACCCTTGTGCCCCGCGGCAGCGTCGGCCTCGCCAACCGCCAGACCAACGTCTACCCGGTCGATTCGCCGGGCGGCTGGCACCTGATCGGCCGCACCCCGCTGGCGATGTTCAATGCCGACCATCAGCCGCCGTGCCGGCTGCAAAGCGGTGATCAGGTGCGCTTCGTCGCCATCGACAGCGCGACCTTCGAGGCCCTGCAGGCCGAGGCACAGCCATGAGTATTCTGGTGGTCCGTG
Proteins encoded:
- a CDS encoding threonine/serine dehydratase gives rise to the protein MDRVVTLADIELAAQRLDGHAIRTPLLESAVLNERCGARVLIKPEVLQLTGSFKFRGAFNKLSSLTPEQRQRGVLAFSSGNHAQGVAYAARLLGLQATILMPADAPQIKIQRTREYGARVVLFDRYTEDREAIAARLASESGAVTVKPFDDPLIMAGQGTAGLEIVQQAGEQRIDVLLSPCGGGGLIAGLGTALKAHHPDIEVYAVEPRDFDDTARSLAQGVRVGNPSEVRSICDSLLSPMPGELTFAVNSRQLTGALGVSDDEARQAMAFAFEHLKLVVEPGGAVALAALLSGKLALEGRTAAVVLSGGNVDPHSFAQILQAQ
- the pxpB gene encoding 5-oxoprolinase subunit PxpB, which encodes MSDSFKWHAAPSGDSCLVLEFASVLSLHANRQAASAATALNHARDLGRLLGLTDIVPGMVTVGVHYRPEHIPVPAGVATPYAALLRQIEQLLAEQGSAPAVAPRRIEIPMCYGGAYGPDLHATAQACGMSAEQLIALHGRDWLDVLMVGFTPGHPYIGILDPVLNPPRRSVPRTLVPRGSVGLANRQTNVYPVDSPGGWHLIGRTPLAMFNADHQPPCRLQSGDQVRFVAIDSATFEALQAEAQP